The following are encoded together in the Desulforegula conservatrix Mb1Pa genome:
- a CDS encoding NUDIX hydrolase, with product MDMQDLETLRLNLPEHPGIHGRENYFNAAVLIPLVNIDGELNFLFEKRAKGIRQEGEVCFPGGKYSRKTDKTRLETALRETHEELGISGDRIFPLGQMDSLIAPVLGGVIDPFIAEVKISGIEDLTLQSDEVEKVFFVPVSWFEQNQPEIYHVRIEAHPRIKKENGEIETLLPSIELGLPDSYAQPWVGRKHRVLVYRVAGELVWGLTAEMVNAVVNKFKRQD from the coding sequence ATGGATATGCAAGATCTTGAAACCCTTAGACTCAATCTTCCGGAGCATCCCGGAATTCATGGCAGGGAAAATTATTTCAACGCAGCTGTGCTCATCCCTCTTGTAAATATTGACGGCGAGCTGAATTTTCTTTTTGAGAAAAGGGCAAAGGGAATACGTCAGGAAGGCGAAGTCTGCTTCCCTGGAGGCAAATACAGCCGGAAAACTGATAAAACACGGCTTGAAACTGCTCTGCGCGAGACCCATGAAGAGCTTGGCATTTCAGGGGACAGGATTTTTCCTTTGGGCCAGATGGATTCCCTCATAGCTCCCGTGCTTGGGGGGGTTATCGATCCATTTATTGCTGAAGTAAAAATAAGCGGGATAGAAGATCTGACTCTTCAGAGCGACGAAGTTGAAAAGGTCTTTTTTGTACCGGTATCCTGGTTCGAGCAGAATCAGCCCGAAATTTATCATGTCAGGATCGAGGCTCATCCGAGAATAAAAAAGGAAAACGGCGAGATTGAAACACTTCTCCCGTCCATAGAACTCGGGCTTCCGGACAGTTATGCCCAGCCCTGGGTAGGCAGAAAGCATAGGGTTCTTGTTTACAGGGTTGCTGGTGAGCTTGTCTGGGGACTCACTGCTGAAATGGTCAATGCCGTTGTGAATAAATTCAAAAGGCAGGATTAG
- a CDS encoding ABC-F family ATP-binding cassette domain-containing protein, translated as MIHLSNITKQHGSQILFQNASLQILPSTRTGLVGPNGAGKTTIFRLITGEEEADSGEITKASKTRIGYFSQDVGDMSGRSALAEVMSAVQDVVRLGEEIRTMEAAMAEPMSDDDMANLLEKYGNAVDQFEHQGGYDLESRAQAVLTGLGIGPDSYDRPVESFSGGWKMRIALAKILTVNPDVLLLDEPTNHLDVESIVWLEEWLADEFKGALLMTCHDHDFMNRIVSRTIEIANRTATTYTGNYDFYLREREVRREQLMASYRRQQEMLAKEEEFIAKFAARASHASQVQSRVKKIEKIERIELPPEQKKIKFEFAEPPRSGDDVVVMENLGKVWELPDGGQKSVFGGISGMIRRREKIAVVGINGAGKSTFLKVLAEQTTPTSGSAVIGASVNVGYFSQHSMDLLDPKKTVFESVQDALPHAGIGIIRNLCAAFLFQGDDVHKRIDKLSGGEKSRVVLATLLSKPVNFLILDEPTNHLDIQSREILLEALQEFNGTVVIVSHDRYFLRSLVKRVFQIDHGEMTSYEGGYEYYLSKVGK; from the coding sequence ATGATACATTTGAGCAACATCACAAAACAGCATGGCTCGCAGATCCTTTTCCAGAACGCCAGCCTTCAGATACTTCCTTCTACCAGAACAGGCCTTGTAGGCCCCAACGGTGCGGGCAAAACAACCATTTTCAGGCTTATCACAGGTGAAGAAGAGGCTGACAGCGGAGAGATCACCAAAGCCTCAAAAACACGAATAGGCTATTTTTCCCAGGACGTCGGAGATATGTCCGGCAGATCGGCACTCGCAGAGGTAATGTCTGCGGTTCAGGACGTTGTAAGGCTTGGCGAAGAAATAAGGACAATGGAAGCTGCAATGGCAGAACCAATGTCTGATGATGATATGGCCAACCTGCTCGAAAAATACGGCAATGCGGTTGACCAGTTCGAGCACCAGGGCGGATATGATCTTGAATCAAGGGCCCAGGCAGTTCTGACAGGTTTAGGCATTGGCCCTGACTCTTACGACAGGCCAGTTGAGTCATTCAGCGGTGGCTGGAAAATGCGTATAGCGCTTGCAAAAATTCTGACCGTAAATCCTGATGTCCTTCTCCTTGACGAACCCACAAACCATCTGGACGTTGAATCCATCGTATGGCTTGAAGAATGGCTGGCTGACGAATTCAAGGGCGCGCTTCTCATGACCTGCCATGATCATGATTTCATGAACAGGATAGTTTCAAGAACCATAGAAATTGCCAATAGAACAGCCACAACGTACACAGGCAACTATGATTTTTATCTTCGAGAAAGAGAGGTCAGGCGCGAACAGCTAATGGCAAGTTACCGCAGACAGCAGGAAATGCTGGCAAAGGAAGAGGAATTCATTGCAAAATTTGCGGCCCGAGCTTCCCATGCGTCCCAGGTTCAATCCAGGGTGAAAAAGATAGAAAAAATTGAACGTATAGAGCTTCCACCGGAACAAAAGAAAATCAAGTTTGAATTTGCAGAGCCTCCGCGTTCAGGTGACGACGTTGTTGTCATGGAAAACCTCGGAAAAGTATGGGAACTTCCTGATGGTGGCCAGAAGTCTGTTTTTGGCGGAATTTCAGGAATGATAAGGCGCAGGGAAAAGATTGCGGTGGTCGGAATAAATGGCGCCGGAAAATCCACATTCCTAAAGGTTCTCGCAGAACAGACAACGCCTACATCCGGCAGCGCCGTGATTGGAGCTTCAGTAAACGTCGGCTATTTCAGCCAGCATTCCATGGATCTTCTTGATCCTAAAAAAACTGTTTTTGAGTCTGTTCAGGATGCACTTCCACATGCCGGGATCGGAATTATCAGAAATCTTTGCGCAGCCTTTCTTTTCCAGGGCGATGATGTTCATAAGAGAATAGACAAACTATCAGGCGGAGAAAAAAGCCGTGTTGTTCTTGCGACACTCCTATCAAAACCTGTCAATTTCCTTATTCTTGACGAACCGACAAACCACCTCGACATCCAGTCAAGGGAAATTCTCCTTGAAGCTCTTCAGGAATTCAACGGCACAGTCGTTATTGTAAGCCATGACAGGTACTTCCTGAGATCCCTCGTCAAAAGGGTTTTCCAGATTGATCATGGAGAAATGACAAGCTACGAAGGCGGGTATGAGTATTATCTGAGCAAGGTTGGAAAATAA
- a CDS encoding DUF2845 domain-containing protein: protein MLKKTLPLIAIVLFVSSYSAASSFRCNGRVVSEGDAKYDVLMRCQQPYLSDTTEKEIIRKVTPSEWRKYQVKRENWLYNYGPSNLMRLMVFENEKLLEIRSLGYGYMDGDIGRYAGDSSKLTTGMTSVEVLMHWGRPSYRSDRNEERIIKVDDNNYMKTYVTVSDWIYNLGQNRLTKTLVFEAGELVEVKDGNYGM from the coding sequence ATGCTGAAAAAAACACTTCCGCTTATTGCAATTGTTCTCTTTGTTTCTTCTTATTCAGCAGCCTCTTCTTTTCGCTGCAACGGAAGAGTTGTATCAGAAGGGGATGCCAAGTATGATGTTCTCATGAGATGCCAGCAGCCCTATCTTTCAGACACTACAGAGAAAGAAATCATAAGAAAGGTGACTCCATCGGAATGGAGAAAATATCAGGTTAAAAGAGAAAACTGGCTTTACAATTACGGCCCGTCCAATCTGATGAGGCTCATGGTGTTTGAAAATGAAAAGCTGCTGGAGATACGGAGTCTTGGTTACGGATACATGGACGGAGATATCGGCAGATACGCCGGAGATTCTTCAAAACTGACCACGGGCATGACTTCGGTTGAGGTTCTGATGCACTGGGGCAGACCGTCATACAGGTCTGACAGGAATGAGGAACGAATCATTAAGGTTGATGATAATAATTATATGAAAACCTATGTCACTGTCTCAGATTGGATCTATAACCTCGGTCAGAACCGGCTTACCAAGACC